The Nematostella vectensis chromosome 11, jaNemVect1.1, whole genome shotgun sequence nucleotide sequence GGATCTGCTTGGCGGGACAATTATCTGATATAATGATAACTGAGCTGTTACCCTACCCCCTCTAGGATCTGCTTGGCGGGACAATTATCTGATATAATGATAACTGAGCTGTTTCCCTACCCCCTCTAGGATCTGCTTGGCGGGACAATTATCTGATATAATGATAACTGAGCTGTTTCCCTACCCCCTCTAGGATCTGATTGGCGGGACAATTATCAGATATAATGATAATTGACCTGTCTCCCTATCTCCTCTAGGATCTGATTGGCGAGACAATTATCTGATATAATGATAACGGACTTGTTTCCCTACCCCCTCTAGGATCTGCTTGGCGAGACAATTATCTGATATAATGATAACTGAGCTGTTACCCTACCCCCTCTAGGATCTGATTGGCGAGACAATTATCTGATATAATGATAACTGAGCTGTTTCCCTACCCCCTCTAGGATCTGCTTGGCGGGACAATTATCTGACATAATGATAACTGAGCTGTttccctaccccctcccctctaagaTCTGCTTGGCGGGACAATTATCTGATATAATGATAACTGACCTGTttccctaccccctcccctctaagaTCTGCTTGGCGGGACAATTATCTGATATAATGATAACGGACTTGTTTCCCTACCCCTTCTAGGATCTGCTTGGCGGTACAATTATCTGATATAATGATAACTGAGCTGTTACCCTACCCCCTTTAGGATCTGCTTGGCGGGACAATTATCTGATATAATGATAATTGACCTGTCTCCCTATCTCCTCTAGGATCTGATTGGCGAGACAATTATCTGATATAATGATAACGGACTTGTTTCCCTACCCCCTCTAGGATCTGCTTGGCGAGACAATTATCTGATATAATGATAACTGAGCTGTTACCCTACCCCCTCTAGGATCTGATTGGCGAGACAATTATCTGATATAATGATAACTGAGCTGTTTCCCTACCCCCTCTAGGATCTGCTTGGCGGGACAATTATCTGACATAATGATAACTGATCTGTttccctaccccctcccctctaagaTCTGCTTGGCGGGACAATTATCTGATATAATGATAACTGATCTGTttccctaccccctcccctctaagaTCTGCTTGGCGGGACAATTATCTGATATAATGATAACTGATCTGTTTCCCTACCCCTTCTAGGATCTGCTTGGCGGGACAATTATCTGATATAATGATAACTGACCTGTttccctaccccctcccctctaagaTCTGCTTGGCGGGACAATTATCTGATATAATGATAACTGACCTGTttccctaccccctcccctctaagaTCTGCTTGGTGGCACAATTATCTGATATAATGATAACTGACTTGTTTCCCTACCTTCTCCCCTCTAGGATCTGATTGGCGGGAATGTGCGCATCATCACGTGCGGCTCCGCCCCCCTCTCCGCACGCGTGACTTCATTCATCAGATGCGTCATGGGATGCTATGTACGTATTCAATTACATGAAGTTCCGTTAGTAAGTAGCTAGTAAACAAGCACGTAGAAGTATGTAAAATGCCAGAGAAATTGTTATCACTCTAACaccaaaagaataaaaagttTAGCCATTCAAATTTTGTAATTAATGTAATATATGTAGCAAAGTGTGATTTTTCACGTTTATTCCTTTAGCTGAATGAAGGCTATGGTTCAACAGAAACAACAGCAATGGTCACGATGCAAAGATTAAAGGACTTCAATACAGGTATATAAACGGGACGAAAATGacatgaaaaaaatgacatgttTAAAGAGCTTGTATAGCGAAAATTAACACCGAGAGACATGATCAAATGCATTTCACATGTAACTGATTTTACTCGTGTCGTCATGTGTAGAGCAGTTTACAATCGCAAGTGTACGTTATTATGTAAGCATtgtcactgaagatggtaCCACCGACCAGCGTCCCCAGTACATCGTCCCCCAGTACAGGACAATGATGTGCAACGAGAAAAGGGACCTCCGGTTGATCTTCCTTTTCCCAGAAGACCGGGGGCTTAAATTGCACAACGTAGAGAGCCAGATTTTGACACCTCTGAAATAAAAGCCGTCGTCCTCTTGTTTGAAAGACAAAGCTTTTACCACTGAACTATTATGCCACTTTTCTAAGGTCACGAGTGAATTTGATCAAGTCTTACATGGGGTCGTGTTAGATTGTGCTCTTTATCATAAAGCCCAGAAGCACATAAGTTACCATTAGTATAAACACCCTAGCATTCACATTGACCCTAAAGAGTAGGGAAAAGTATGGACTGTGAGCGTTACAGCGTGGGCTATTGTTCCATCAGGTCACGTCGGTGCCCCAGTTCCCTGCGCTACTGTCAAGCTCGTCGATGTTCCAGAGATGGACTATTACGCAAGCAATAATCAAGGAGAGGTACGAAATGCTGCCTAAAACACGAGCAGAAAACAGGGACGAGAAGCGAAATGTTTACTATTAAGCAAGCAATAACCAAAGAGGCCGGGTTACAATGCTAATGACGCTCTATTAAACGTAATAACACAAAATATAATGATGTGCAAAGGAATTGAAACTCTAAACCTATCAGTCCGGCTTTCTTCTCCAGATCTGTATCCGCGGGCGCAATGTGTTCAAGGGCTACCTGCACGATGCCGAGAGGACCGAGGAAGCTTTTGACAGCAGTGGCTGGTTCTATTCAGGAGACATCGGGGAATGGACGCAGGTAAGACGAGCGAGGCTAGTCGAGCATTGAGATGTGCTATGAGGCgaggaaaaaggaaaaacatgacaacgcttcaaataagctcatttcagatctaataaggcggaaaatttctctaagtacttggtgagtaatagcaaacaaaatatcaaatgcagactttttttaaattgatgcaactttttgtaaagtgtcattgaaatttgagcttttcgtccctgagttcatacatagcgcaaggatgatcaaggaagaaatatcttaaaaagccaaaatctgggtatgtgcatttcggcctcacgttatttgtttttcaaaaatcagtccggaatacaagaaaccgatggccattgtaagaaaatatgtcttctttctctatctcgaattgcgaattttccaggtttttccgtcatgtcggtcAAACATGAGTCGTTTGGCGGCTGCCTGAGGCGCCTTTGCTTTACATTCGACTCACTCGCTGCAGTGAGAGTGATTTGTTTCTCAAGGctgtttatttctatttatttatgaaTAAACAGAGCTGTCGAAGCTAATAATAAGTTATAAGATACTCAGAAAGCACAGATACAGTGTGATCGAGTTAAAAGCATAGGTGAGGTGAGTTATATGGTTTGCCGATAAAAGGTGAATGATGAGTTTTTTAAAATGCGGAGAGgtactattttatttttagtgaaTGGTGAAATATAAGATAcattatattttcttattcCTAGGATGGAACACTTCGTATCATTGATAGAAAGAAACACATCTTTAAGCTGTCACAGGTAAAGATAACATGACGCTAAATTTCGGGAAACGTCACTGTCGGAAAATTATATGAAGTGTATCTTACATCGGCAAATACAGCTTTCTTTCACATCATCCACAAAGCTTCTTTTCTTTCACAGGGCGAGTATATTGCGCCAGCCAAGATTCAGAACGCCTACTTGCGAAGCATGTTCGTGGCGCAAGTGTTTGTTCACGGTAATAGCTTGAAGGTAAGGACTAACACAATACACATAGCTGCTCCACATGTACGTCACGTGGAAACTGCCTGAATATGAGAGCATAACATAGAAAAGGTAATAGGTGCCTTGTTTCTACTGTTGATTCTAGTCGTTCATCGTGGCGGTTGTTGTCCCGGATGCAGAAGTGCTGATCCCATGGGCGAAGACTCATGACATCGAAGGGGGCATAAAACAACTCTGTCAAAACCAAGTAGGTGACCTCTGTGAGGCTAGGGCGATGGtagggatgatgatgatgatgatgatgatgatgatgatgatgatgatgatgatgatgatgatgatgatgatgatgatgatgatgatgatgatgatgatgatgatgatgataatgatggcgatgatgatgatgacgacaatgatgatgatgatgatgatgatgatgatgatgatgatgatgatcacgatgatgatgatgatgatgatgatgatgatgatgatgatgatatagccATCGTAAGGTTGAAGATTTTGAGAAACTATGGTAACGACTTATTTATggtaatatattatatataattatttgcTTCCTTTACCAGACTGTGCGTCAGGCAATACACGATGACATGATCGCTAAAGGGAAAGAAGCCAAATTAAATTCTCTCGAACAGGTAAATAATTGGCATATGTTTTTTACATTTGCTGGCGTAAAGTGCCTTTCTGAGGAGAAAATATTAGAAATATTAGTATTGGAAACCCGATAATAAAGAAATTAATACATAGGCACACATTGCTGAATATGTTAACAACTCCTTAGTTATTGTTATGCTtgtaaatataacaataattttattttttttaatacaaacGGTCtattttttaagatttttatttttaggtgGCTACTTTGATATTTCTTCTCATAGTATCTTCAAATAttggttgaaaaaaaataaggtgtgCCTTACAGTTGCTCTTTAAATACAGGTAAAGGGCATCTATCTTCATCCAGAGCTGTTCACAGTGGAGGAAGGTCTCCTCACGCCAACCCTTAAGACAAAAAGACCAGCGCTTGCACAATTCTTCGAAGAAAAACTCAACGTACTGTACGAGGACCTCGAGGCAATGATCAAACGGCCTCAAAGAAACGGGTGGTAGACTCCAACCAGAAGAAGGGACTAGCACCTTTGTTAGTCGGCATAACATTGAGAGGGTACCTCACTTATATGGATAAGGCCTTGCACAGAAACTTCCGTAAGGCGGATATAGCATTggcagtcccccccccccgtaaaGCGGACATGACATTGAGCAGGCACCTTCGTGTGGAGGACATAGTTTCGAACGAGAGACCTTCGTAAGCCGGACATAGCATAAAGCAGTTACCTTCTAAGGCTGGCAGAGTATTCAGACCATTGGGCGCCCGTTAAAATGGAGGTTACACTCTGAACTCTTTAACTCTCGATAAACCTTTTAAACAGCCAGGTAAACTTCCTCTATGAGACTTACACTCttgtttttaaagtaaaaaaaaacacgttaCATTGTAAATATAATTTGTATCGTCTTTAAGTTTTTGTAACACATGTTTCAATTAACTAGGCATACTTTCTTTGgtgtttttaaataataaaagcaaaattaaGAGTATGATTAGTGTATCGAGAAGCTTTCAAACCATTTattaattttcaaaatatgATTCTTTACCCCCAAAGCCACGTAATAAGAATAGCCCGGTTTTGGTTCCAGAACCTCTAGGGGCATTTTCTTTCACCCAAAATTAATCTTGAAAGTCGTCACCGGTTGTGAATTCCGAGGGACATGGAGGCGACCAAAATTTCCCTTTCTATCGGTAACATGTACAAATCAATCGATGGCTGCCGTTTATCTATAAGGTTAAAGAAAGCTTGGGGCCAGCCCCCGGGatacctgtgatattctaaaacgggCAGCCAACTTTTTAAAATGGCCCAAATCACTTCAATCTcagcaaaatcaattaaaatcaaattcctgcaagtttacgcgGAAAGCGAAAATATTTTATGTAATATCCTAATAAGGAATTAATCAAGCAAGCTCGAAAATCGACAGtctttaaaacaaaattgattgatatgcgatgttttttttttgtatcaaGTATGTAATATATACTAGCGTTAAGTTCGATGTTTAATTACGAACAAGGGAAACAATAAAGGCCGGTTTATACCTGGGTTTTTTGTTGCAATTTTTGTCCCATCTTTCgtgccatttttttatttcgaaaAAGTCTGAAAGGTGTGCGATATCGTTGcgacaaaaataaagtttggcAATTTAGAGTTGTAGCGCGCAGGAGAAAAATTTCGCCGCGACAGATGCGTAAAAGAAATTGCAACAAAACGTTTAAACCGACTTTTAGGCCACATTTAAAAGCCGTATTTTTAATGCAAATTAATGAAATTAATCCAAAAACCGGGtccatattttttaattttaatttgcaAGACTTTGCATTGATTACGACTCATGAAAATTACTTGAACAAATCCTGACAAATACtgaccttaagcaaggacgaCGACGAAGGCTAGGAAAACGAGATCGAAAAAGATGCGTTCGCGCTTGGCGATCAATTGCAAATTAATTGCAAtgaaataagcaaaacattatagtcagaaacagaaaaaaataaactaatgGCAATATTCCTACAGTAGCGAACGTAGTGAGAGGATTTAACAAACGTGCGCGTCTTTAATTGACCGTGaaagttgtttttttcatgTCATGGTTTGGTgtaaaacggctgaaatgtattagacagaacgcattttcatGTGCTGCTTTTGAAATCTAAATCAAATTCcgttgttttctgccgtcgtcgtccCCGTTTCTGTCACCGTTGCTTAAAGTCCCTATAATTCTTGAGATGGTGTAAATGTAATGGGGTAGACATTGTTCGCCAACACTAGACTTGGCCGCCTCCAGAATGAGTCACGtgacatcaccatcatcccaGAATGCACCCCGTCTGATGTCCTTCTGCTAGTCAGCTTTCGCTCTAGAATTCCTTTGATATCGGCGCGGtctacgcatgcgcagtataGTGAGTCTTTAGACTGCCTTATCTCAAGGGTGTTTAGACTTCGTCTGCCTAGATTGTAACGCCTTTcccttttgtttttcttacagTCACGCAAGAAACGTTGGTCATGCAAGCAACTTTCTTGGTCGCAAAAACCAGACATTTTTGTACAATACTCCTTCTTGATGAGTTTGGTACAATTCGGACAGATTTCTAATCCAGCTATGGGTGGATTTCCGTTCGTTATTTCACGATTTTCGGTTTGTtggatgtatttttctttccttttcttttggAGTAACGTCCCCCGTTGCACCACGTTAGGGCCACACGTGCAAGAGAAAGTTGACTCGTCCTTTCCACTGCCCGAAAACTTTTTTCTTCGGTACTTTGATGTATTTCGAGTCTCCCATATTTCTTTGCAAGGACATTTATCGTCAATAACCTGAAATGACGAGGACGTTGGCTTCAAAACAATGCCCTTAGTTATGATCTGTTGTGTATTTACCAAGCTCTGCTCGCTTTTGTCCGAGTTTGAATTAGAATTAGAGAATGAGTCGTCATCGGTGCACGATTTCATAGAAAGCAGCTTCGCTCCCGTTTTTTCAAGATTTGAGTCCCATGGCTCGTCTTTAGGAAGACACACACAGTCATCGATCTCAGAGTCACATTTGATCCAAGAACCACCCACCGGTGCACTGTGTGGTCTTGCTATCGATGGTTCAGTATCAACTTCAATATTCCCACACACTTCGGGATCGACTCGCTCAAACGCTTCGCTTCGCGTCACGAGTGCGCGCGAGGACGCCACGCAATTACTCGCGCTAGTGCGCGATACGAATTGTCCACTCGAGTCAAAAGTTGTAGCGGTAAGGACACGGCTCTTGATCCCCCACTTCGCTCTATCAAGAAATTTATCGCATCTTAGCATCTCAAAAAAAGCCGTGCGGAATCTCAGGTTTAAAGCGGCGTATATGAAGGGGTTATATATGACTCCTGATTTTGCGACGAGAAGTGTTATCTCTAAGGTTAAAAGAGAAATCTGCGGGCGGCGCCCAAGTGACATACAAGTAGAAACAATAACATAAGGAAGCCAGCAGGCAAGAAAGACGAATATAACTACTATTATCATACGTGCAGTTCGCCAGTGGGGAATCCGCTGGATGGCAAATATCCACTTGTTTTTCTTAGATCGCAGGCGCACGCCGTATCGGCCCTTGCGTTTCACTGACTTGAATATGGATCCATAACAAAAAATCATTAGCCCGaagggaaaaagaaataaaaacacgcCATGTACTATTGAGTATAAAAGGCTCTTGACCGTCAATCTTGTGGTCGTCAGATAGCATCCTGTGTAGAATATCTTTTCTTCGAAACTTTCCCATTGTAGGAACAGAGGTATAGAGAACACTAACGTGTAGACATAAGATACCGCGATGCATATGAGAGCGCGTTTGATGGTGATTTTAATCCCGATGGCTGGCTTTGTGATCACCCAATATCGATCCAGTGAAATAATAGCGAGAGTGTTAAGAGAAACATAACAGAAGAAGTGGTAAGTCAGTCCGTAAAAGCGACATGCGTGAAGTCCAAACATCCATTTTTTACTTGCTGTTGATGGTAAAGTGAACAAAAGATCCATTGACGCCAGAATCAAATTACATAGGCCAAGATGCAGAATAAAGGTGTTTGTTGAAGT carries:
- the LOC5517557 gene encoding long-chain-fatty-acid--CoA ligase 1 isoform X3 — its product is MFSMVTVPIYDSHGSEACTYIINKAKLSTIVCHKKKVNFLLEHAHLLPTLKSIIVISGAGEVRRDKSDILGIRIISFDEVEKIGINNPHEKVPARPEDTFTISWTSGTTGFPKGVILTHDNIISDMSAYLFLIKQDGEELTPQDTHLSYLPPEHMYERCTQVLMMMAGAKIGLYHGKREFLMDDFKALRPTVFAAVPRLLNAIYDKVTAQVSRSKIKKWIFGIAIRSKEQDLKRYSLFAGNTFFFHARRIIRKDTIWDRLVFKKIQDLIGGNVRIITCGSAPLSARVTSFIRCVMGCYLNEGYGSTETTAMVTMQRLKDFNTGHVGAPVPCATVKLVDVPEMDYYASNNQGEICIRGRNVFKGYLHDAERTEEAFDSSGWFYSGDIGEWTQDGTLRIIDRKKHIFKLSQGEYIAPAKIQNAYLRSMFVAQVFVHGNSLKSFIVAVVVPDAEVLIPWAKTHDIEGGIKQLCQNQTVRQAIHDDMIAKGKEAKLNSLEQVKGIYLHPELFTVEEGLLTPTLKTKRPALAQFFEEKLNVLYEDLEAMIKRPQRNGW
- the LOC5517519 gene encoding melanopsin-A; this encodes MPSMMYPNDLDVFKQNTSSTDARLELGSAEIFALSLYIGVVGVLGVLGNVLVVAAFYRYRSLRTSTNTFILHLGLCNLILASMDLLFTLPSTASKKWMFGLHACRFYGLTYHFFCYVSLNTLAIISLDRYWVITKPAIGIKITIKRALICIAVSYVYTLVFSIPLFLQWESFEEKIFYTGCYLTTTRLTVKSLLYSIVHGVFLFLFPFGLMIFCYGSIFKSVKRKGRYGVRLRSKKNKWIFAIQRIPHWRTARMIIVVIFVFLACWLPYVIVSTCMSLGRRPQISLLTLEITLLVAKSGVIYNPFIYAALNLRFRTAFFEMLRCDKFLDRAKWGIKSRVLTATTFDSSGQFVSRTSASNCVASSRALVTRSEAFERVDPEVCGNIEVDTEPSIARPHSAPVGGSWIKCDSEIDDCVCLPKDEPWDSNLEKTGAKLLSMKSCTDDDSFSNSNSNSDKSEQSLVNTQQIITKGIVLKPTSSSFQVIDDKCPCKEIWETRNTSKYRRKKFSGSGKDESTFSCTCGPNVVQRGTLLQKKRKEKYIQQTENREITNGNPPIAGLEICPNCTKLIKKEYCTKMSGFCDQESCLHDQRFLRDCKKNKRERRYNLGRRSLNTLEIRQSKDSLYCACVDRADIKGILERKLTSRRTSDGVHSGMMVMSRDSFWRRPSLVLANNVYPITFTPSQEL